One Struthio camelus isolate bStrCam1 chromosome 10, bStrCam1.hap1, whole genome shotgun sequence genomic region harbors:
- the NDRG4 gene encoding protein NDRG4 isoform X6, whose amino-acid sequence MPECWDGEHDIETPYGLLHVVIRGSPKGNRPAILTYHDVGLNHKLCFNTFFNYEDMQEITKHFVVCHVDAPGQQAGASQFPQGYQYPSMDQLAAMLPSVVQHFGFKYVIGIGVGAGAYVLAKFALIFPDLVEGLVLMNIDPNGKGWIDWAASKLSGLTSTLPDMVLSHLFSQEELVNNTELVQSYRQQISSVVNQFNLQLFLNMYNSRRDLDINRPGTVPNAKTLRCPVMLVVGDNAPAEEGVVECNSKLDPTNTTFLKMADSGGLPQVTQPGKLTEAFKYFLQGMGYMPSASMTRLARSRTASLTSASSVDGARPRACTHSESTEAMGQINHTMEVSC is encoded by the exons ATGCCTGAGTGCTGGGATGGG gaACATGACATTGAGACCCCCTACGGGCTGCTGCACGTGGTCATCCGGGGCTCCCCCAAGGGCAATCGCCCGGCTATCCTGACCTACCATGATGTTGGCCTCAACC ACAAGCTGTGCTTCAATACCTTCTTCAACTACGAGGACATGCAGGAGATCACGAAGCACTTTGTGGTGTGCCACGTGGATGCGCCAGGCCAGCAGGCGGGAGCCTCACAGTTCCCGCAGGG GTACCAGTACCCGTCCATGGACCAGCTGGCTGCCATGTTACCCAGTGTGGTGCAGCATTTCGG GTTCAAGTATGTGATTGGCATTGGCGTGGGGGCAGGAGCCTACGTGCTGGCCAAGTTTGCG CTCATCTTTCCCGACCTGGTGGAAGGGCTGGTCCTCATGAACATTGACCCCAATGGCAAAGGCTGGATTGACTGGGCAGCTTCCAAG CTCTCAGGCCTCACCAGCACACTGCCAGACATGGTCCTGTCCCACCTCTTCAGCCAG gaggagctggtgaACAACACAGAGCTGGTGCAGAGTTACCGGCAGCAGATCAGCAGTGTGGTGAACCAGTTCAACCTCCAGCTCTTCCTCAACATGTACAACAG CCGCAGGGACCTGGACATCAACCGGCCCGGGACCGTGCCCAATGCCAAGACACTGCG ctgccctgtgatgctgGTGGTGGGAGACAACGCTCCCGCCGAAGAGGGGGTG GTGGAGTGTAACTCCAAGCTGGATCCTACCAACACCACCTTCCTGAAG ATGGCTGACTCCGGTGGGCTGCCCCAGGTCACCCAG cCCGGCAAGCTGACCGAAGCCTTCAAGTACTTCCTGCAAGGCATGGGCTACA TGCCGTCTGCCAGCATGACCCGCCTGGCACGCTCCCGCACGGCCTCCCTCACCAGCGCCAGCTCCGTGGACGGTGCCCGCCCGCGTGCCTGCACCCACTCAGAGAGCACCGAGGCCATGGGGCAGATCAACCACACCATGGAGGTATCGTGCTGA
- the NDRG4 gene encoding protein NDRG4 isoform X3, with protein sequence MPECWDGEHDIETPYGLLHVVIRGSPKGNRPAILTYHDVGLNHKLCFNTFFNYEDMQEITKHFVVCHVDAPGQQAGASQFPQGYQYPSMDQLAAMLPSVVQHFGFKYVIGIGVGAGAYVLAKFALIFPDLVEGLVLMNIDPNGKGWIDWAASKLSGLTSTLPDMVLSHLFSQEELVNNTELVQSYRQQISSVVNQFNLQLFLNMYNSRRDLDINRPGTVPNAKTLRCPVMLVVGDNAPAEEGVVECNSKLDPTNTTFLKMADSGGLPQVTQPGKLTEAFKYFLQGMGYIAHLKDRRLSGGTVPSASMTRLARSRTASLTSASSVDGARPRACTHSESTEAMGQINHTMEWNLMHSPPPAQALPPV encoded by the exons ATGCCTGAGTGCTGGGATGGG gaACATGACATTGAGACCCCCTACGGGCTGCTGCACGTGGTCATCCGGGGCTCCCCCAAGGGCAATCGCCCGGCTATCCTGACCTACCATGATGTTGGCCTCAACC ACAAGCTGTGCTTCAATACCTTCTTCAACTACGAGGACATGCAGGAGATCACGAAGCACTTTGTGGTGTGCCACGTGGATGCGCCAGGCCAGCAGGCGGGAGCCTCACAGTTCCCGCAGGG GTACCAGTACCCGTCCATGGACCAGCTGGCTGCCATGTTACCCAGTGTGGTGCAGCATTTCGG GTTCAAGTATGTGATTGGCATTGGCGTGGGGGCAGGAGCCTACGTGCTGGCCAAGTTTGCG CTCATCTTTCCCGACCTGGTGGAAGGGCTGGTCCTCATGAACATTGACCCCAATGGCAAAGGCTGGATTGACTGGGCAGCTTCCAAG CTCTCAGGCCTCACCAGCACACTGCCAGACATGGTCCTGTCCCACCTCTTCAGCCAG gaggagctggtgaACAACACAGAGCTGGTGCAGAGTTACCGGCAGCAGATCAGCAGTGTGGTGAACCAGTTCAACCTCCAGCTCTTCCTCAACATGTACAACAG CCGCAGGGACCTGGACATCAACCGGCCCGGGACCGTGCCCAATGCCAAGACACTGCG ctgccctgtgatgctgGTGGTGGGAGACAACGCTCCCGCCGAAGAGGGGGTG GTGGAGTGTAACTCCAAGCTGGATCCTACCAACACCACCTTCCTGAAG ATGGCTGACTCCGGTGGGCTGCCCCAGGTCACCCAG cCCGGCAAGCTGACCGAAGCCTTCAAGTACTTCCTGCAAGGCATGGGCTACA TCGCCCACCTGAAGGATCGGAGGCTGAGTGGAGGCACAG TGCCGTCTGCCAGCATGACCCGCCTGGCACGCTCCCGCACGGCCTCCCTCACCAGCGCCAGCTCCGTGGACGGTGCCCGCCCGCGTGCCTGCACCCACTCAGAGAGCACCGAGGCCATGGGGCAGATCAACCACACCATGGAG TGGAATTTAATGCattcccctcccccagcccaggcCCTTCCTCCAGTCTGA
- the NDRG4 gene encoding protein NDRG4 isoform X5 — protein sequence MPECWDGEHDIETPYGLLHVVIRGSPKGNRPAILTYHDVGLNHKLCFNTFFNYEDMQEITKHFVVCHVDAPGQQAGASQFPQGYQYPSMDQLAAMLPSVVQHFGFKYVIGIGVGAGAYVLAKFALIFPDLVEGLVLMNIDPNGKGWIDWAASKLSGLTSTLPDMVLSHLFSQEELVNNTELVQSYRQQISSVVNQFNLQLFLNMYNSRRDLDINRPGTVPNAKTLRCPVMLVVGDNAPAEEGVVECNSKLDPTNTTFLKMADSGGLPQVTQPGKLTEAFKYFLQGMGYIAHLKDRRLSGGTVPSASMTRLARSRTASLTSASSVDGARPRACTHSESTEAMGQINHTMEVSC from the exons ATGCCTGAGTGCTGGGATGGG gaACATGACATTGAGACCCCCTACGGGCTGCTGCACGTGGTCATCCGGGGCTCCCCCAAGGGCAATCGCCCGGCTATCCTGACCTACCATGATGTTGGCCTCAACC ACAAGCTGTGCTTCAATACCTTCTTCAACTACGAGGACATGCAGGAGATCACGAAGCACTTTGTGGTGTGCCACGTGGATGCGCCAGGCCAGCAGGCGGGAGCCTCACAGTTCCCGCAGGG GTACCAGTACCCGTCCATGGACCAGCTGGCTGCCATGTTACCCAGTGTGGTGCAGCATTTCGG GTTCAAGTATGTGATTGGCATTGGCGTGGGGGCAGGAGCCTACGTGCTGGCCAAGTTTGCG CTCATCTTTCCCGACCTGGTGGAAGGGCTGGTCCTCATGAACATTGACCCCAATGGCAAAGGCTGGATTGACTGGGCAGCTTCCAAG CTCTCAGGCCTCACCAGCACACTGCCAGACATGGTCCTGTCCCACCTCTTCAGCCAG gaggagctggtgaACAACACAGAGCTGGTGCAGAGTTACCGGCAGCAGATCAGCAGTGTGGTGAACCAGTTCAACCTCCAGCTCTTCCTCAACATGTACAACAG CCGCAGGGACCTGGACATCAACCGGCCCGGGACCGTGCCCAATGCCAAGACACTGCG ctgccctgtgatgctgGTGGTGGGAGACAACGCTCCCGCCGAAGAGGGGGTG GTGGAGTGTAACTCCAAGCTGGATCCTACCAACACCACCTTCCTGAAG ATGGCTGACTCCGGTGGGCTGCCCCAGGTCACCCAG cCCGGCAAGCTGACCGAAGCCTTCAAGTACTTCCTGCAAGGCATGGGCTACA TCGCCCACCTGAAGGATCGGAGGCTGAGTGGAGGCACAG TGCCGTCTGCCAGCATGACCCGCCTGGCACGCTCCCGCACGGCCTCCCTCACCAGCGCCAGCTCCGTGGACGGTGCCCGCCCGCGTGCCTGCACCCACTCAGAGAGCACCGAGGCCATGGGGCAGATCAACCACACCATGGAGGTATCGTGCTGA
- the NDRG4 gene encoding protein NDRG4 isoform X4, translated as MPECWDGEHDIETPYGLLHVVIRGSPKGNRPAILTYHDVGLNHKLCFNTFFNYEDMQEITKHFVVCHVDAPGQQAGASQFPQGYQYPSMDQLAAMLPSVVQHFGFKYVIGIGVGAGAYVLAKFALIFPDLVEGLVLMNIDPNGKGWIDWAASKLSGLTSTLPDMVLSHLFSQEELVNNTELVQSYRQQISSVVNQFNLQLFLNMYNSRRDLDINRPGTVPNAKTLRCPVMLVVGDNAPAEEGVVECNSKLDPTNTTFLKMADSGGLPQVTQPGKLTEAFKYFLQGMGYMPSASMTRLARSRTASLTSASSVDGARPRACTHSESTEAMGQINHTMEWNLMHSPPPAQALPPV; from the exons ATGCCTGAGTGCTGGGATGGG gaACATGACATTGAGACCCCCTACGGGCTGCTGCACGTGGTCATCCGGGGCTCCCCCAAGGGCAATCGCCCGGCTATCCTGACCTACCATGATGTTGGCCTCAACC ACAAGCTGTGCTTCAATACCTTCTTCAACTACGAGGACATGCAGGAGATCACGAAGCACTTTGTGGTGTGCCACGTGGATGCGCCAGGCCAGCAGGCGGGAGCCTCACAGTTCCCGCAGGG GTACCAGTACCCGTCCATGGACCAGCTGGCTGCCATGTTACCCAGTGTGGTGCAGCATTTCGG GTTCAAGTATGTGATTGGCATTGGCGTGGGGGCAGGAGCCTACGTGCTGGCCAAGTTTGCG CTCATCTTTCCCGACCTGGTGGAAGGGCTGGTCCTCATGAACATTGACCCCAATGGCAAAGGCTGGATTGACTGGGCAGCTTCCAAG CTCTCAGGCCTCACCAGCACACTGCCAGACATGGTCCTGTCCCACCTCTTCAGCCAG gaggagctggtgaACAACACAGAGCTGGTGCAGAGTTACCGGCAGCAGATCAGCAGTGTGGTGAACCAGTTCAACCTCCAGCTCTTCCTCAACATGTACAACAG CCGCAGGGACCTGGACATCAACCGGCCCGGGACCGTGCCCAATGCCAAGACACTGCG ctgccctgtgatgctgGTGGTGGGAGACAACGCTCCCGCCGAAGAGGGGGTG GTGGAGTGTAACTCCAAGCTGGATCCTACCAACACCACCTTCCTGAAG ATGGCTGACTCCGGTGGGCTGCCCCAGGTCACCCAG cCCGGCAAGCTGACCGAAGCCTTCAAGTACTTCCTGCAAGGCATGGGCTACA TGCCGTCTGCCAGCATGACCCGCCTGGCACGCTCCCGCACGGCCTCCCTCACCAGCGCCAGCTCCGTGGACGGTGCCCGCCCGCGTGCCTGCACCCACTCAGAGAGCACCGAGGCCATGGGGCAGATCAACCACACCATGGAG TGGAATTTAATGCattcccctcccccagcccaggcCCTTCCTCCAGTCTGA